The following proteins come from a genomic window of Lolium rigidum isolate FL_2022 chromosome 5, APGP_CSIRO_Lrig_0.1, whole genome shotgun sequence:
- the LOC124657084 gene encoding serine carboxypeptidase 1-like — MTHISAYAVILVIILLGASVASATLLHERDALRAFLQSRAHTLGNGPVKPDTFAEPDTWADPDSSFKHLPTHCPSSPPGAKEADKIVALPDQPPRVNFDQYSGYVTVSEEHGRALFYYFVEAPYEASSKPLVLWLNGGPWCSSLGAGAFQELGPFRVNPDGKTLSRNRHAWNNLANVIFLESPAGVGFSYSNTSSENRVSGDTRTAVDAYIFLLHWLERFPEYKGRDFFIAGESYSGHYVPQLATVILALHKLGATSMNLKGIFVGNPLLDNYKNTKGVFEYLWNHGEISDEVWGEITELCKFGPSESAACNESMASVNTGQIDYYNIYAPICLPSPDGTHYPSSYLAGYDPCIDYHVSDYFNTPEVQKAIHARTNTKWIQCNGDMDDVCPITATRYSIKDLNFSITKPWHPWYTPDNEVGGYAQQYDGGFTFASVRGAGHMVPSFQPKRALVLFYSFLRGVLPPAVSVWRP, encoded by the exons ATGACCCATATCTCCGCCTACGCCGTCATACTGGTAATCATCCTACTGGGCGCATCGGTCGCCAGCGCGACCCTGCTGCACGAGCGAGATGCGCTGAGGGCCTTCCTTCAATCCAGGGCACATACGCTGGGGAACGGGCCTGTCAAGCCGGACACGTTTGCCGAGCCAGACACATGGGCCGACCCAGACAGCAGCTTCAAACACCTTCCCACCCACTGCCCGAGCTCGCCGCCGGGCGCCAAGGAGGCCGACAAGATCGTGGCGCTGCCCGACCAGCCCCCGCGCGTCAACTTCGATCAGTACTCCGGTTACGTCACGGTGAGCGAAGAGCACGGCCGCGCGCTCTTCTACTACTTCGTCGAAGCCCCCTACGAGGCCTCCTCCAAGCCGCTCGTCCTCTGGCTCAACGGCGGGCCTTGGTGCTCGTCGCTGGGCGCCGGCGCCTTTCAAGAGCTCGGCCCGTTTCGTGTGAACCCCGACGGCAAGACCCTCAGCAGAAACAGGCACGCGTGGAACAACC TGGCAAATGTGATCTTCCTGGAGTCGCCGGCGGGCGTGGGGTTCTCGTACTCAAACACGTCGTCGGAAAACAGGGTGAGCGGCGACACGAGGACCGCCGTGGATGCCTACATCTTCCTCCTCCACTGGCTTGAGAGGTTCCCCGAGTACAAGGGCCGAGACTTCTTCATCGCCGGGGAGAGCTACAGCGGACACTACGTCCCCCAGCTCGCcaccgtcatccttgccctccatAAACTCGGCGCCACAAGCATGAATCTCAAAGGAATCTTC GTTGGCAACCCGCTCCTTGATAACTACAAGAACACAAAAGGGGTGTTTGAGTACTTGTGGAATCACGGTGAGATATCTGACGAGGTGTGGGGTGAGATCACCGAGCTCTGCAAGTTTGGCCCGTCAGAGAGCGCGGCGTGCAACGAGTCCATGGCGTCGGTCAATACCGGTCAAATCGATTATTACAATATTTACGCCCCCATCTGCCTTCCATCGCCAGATGGTACTCATTACCCCAGCAGCTAC TTAGCAGGCTATGATCCGTGCATAGATTACCATGTCTCCGACTACTTCAATACTCCTGAGGTGCAGAAGGCTATCCATGCTCGAACAAACACAAAGTGGATCCAATGCAA TGGCGATATGGATGATGTGTGCCCGATTACCGCGACGAGGTACTCTATCAAGGATCTTAATTTTTCAATCACAAAACCATGGCATCCATGGTACACGCCTGACAATGAG GTTGGAGGCTATGCTCAGCAATATGACGGAGGATTCACGTTTGCGTCAGTGCGAGGAGCTGGCCACATGGTTCCTAGTTTTCAGCCTAAGAGGGCACTTGTCCTTTTCTACTCCTTCTTGAGAGGTGTTCTACCACCTGCGGTTTCAGTATGGCGTCCATGA